Proteins encoded in a region of the Streptomyces violaceoruber genome:
- a CDS encoding NUDIX hydrolase: MQWAKQSEQNVYSNRWFSVNLADVLLPDGRHLDHFLIRMRPVAVATVVNEADEVLLLWRHRFITDSWGWELAAGVVEDGEDVAVAAARELEEETGWRPGPLHHLMSVEPSNGLTDARHHVYWAEEGTYVGHPVDDFESERREWVPLKLVPDLVARGEVPAANMAAALLLLHHLRLGRDQP; encoded by the coding sequence GTGCAGTGGGCGAAACAGAGCGAACAAAATGTGTACTCAAATCGATGGTTCAGCGTCAATCTCGCCGATGTCCTCCTGCCGGACGGCCGGCACCTCGACCACTTCCTGATACGGATGCGCCCGGTAGCGGTGGCCACGGTCGTGAACGAGGCCGACGAGGTCCTCCTGCTGTGGCGGCACCGGTTCATCACCGACAGCTGGGGCTGGGAACTGGCGGCCGGAGTCGTCGAGGACGGCGAGGACGTCGCGGTGGCGGCGGCCAGGGAACTGGAGGAGGAGACGGGCTGGCGGCCCGGACCGCTGCACCACCTGATGAGCGTCGAGCCCTCCAACGGCCTCACCGACGCCCGGCACCACGTCTACTGGGCCGAGGAGGGCACGTACGTCGGACACCCCGTGGACGACTTCGAGTCGGAGCGCCGGGAATGGGTGCCCCTCAAGCTCGTCCCCGACCTCGTCGCCCGCGGGGAGGTCCCGGCCGCCAACATGGCGGCCGCGTTACTCCTGCTGCACCACCTCAGGCTCGGGCGCGATCAGCCGTAG
- a CDS encoding 3-hydroxybutyryl-CoA dehydrogenase: MPATSRGVSERDDVTGISGDIARVGVVGCGQMGAGIAEVCARSGLEVMVAETTGEALEIGRTRLYNSLAKAAERGKMTEEERDATQARLSFTTDLGEFADRDLVIEAVVENEQVKTEIFQVLDQVVTRPDAILASNTSSIPLVKLAVATSRPDHVIGIHFFNPAPVQQLVELIPALTTSEGTLSRAQLFTEKVLGKHAIRAQDRSGFVVNALLIPYLLSAIRMFESGIASREDIDNGMEMGCAHPMGPLKLADLIGLDTVASVAYSMYEEYKEPLYAAPPLLQRMVDAGRLGRKSGSGFYAYG; this comes from the coding sequence ATGCCTGCGACCAGCCGTGGAGTCAGCGAAAGGGACGATGTGACCGGCATCTCGGGAGATATCGCACGTGTCGGCGTGGTCGGCTGCGGTCAGATGGGGGCGGGCATCGCCGAGGTGTGCGCCCGCTCGGGTCTGGAGGTGATGGTCGCCGAGACCACCGGCGAGGCTCTGGAGATCGGCCGCACCCGGCTGTACAACTCGCTGGCCAAGGCGGCCGAGCGCGGCAAGATGACCGAGGAGGAGCGGGACGCGACGCAGGCGCGCCTCAGCTTCACCACCGACCTCGGCGAGTTCGCCGACCGCGATCTGGTGATCGAGGCCGTCGTCGAGAACGAGCAGGTCAAGACCGAGATCTTCCAGGTGCTCGATCAGGTCGTGACCCGGCCGGACGCGATCCTGGCCTCCAACACCTCCTCCATCCCGCTGGTGAAGCTGGCGGTCGCCACCTCGCGGCCCGACCACGTCATCGGCATCCACTTCTTCAACCCGGCCCCGGTGCAGCAGCTCGTCGAGCTGATCCCGGCGCTGACCACCTCCGAGGGCACGCTCAGCCGGGCCCAGCTGTTCACCGAGAAGGTGCTCGGCAAGCACGCGATCCGCGCCCAGGACCGCTCCGGCTTCGTGGTCAACGCGCTGCTGATCCCGTACCTGCTCTCCGCGATCCGGATGTTCGAGTCGGGCATCGCCAGCCGCGAGGACATCGACAACGGCATGGAGATGGGCTGCGCCCACCCGATGGGCCCGCTGAAGCTGGCCGACCTGATCGGCCTGGACACGGTCGCCTCGGTGGCGTACTCGATGTACGAGGAGTACAAGGAGCCGCTGTACGCCGCTCCCCCGCTGCTCCAGCGCATGGTCGACGCGGGCCGCCTCGGCCGCAAGAGCGGCTCGGGCTTCTACGCCTACGGCTGA
- a CDS encoding glycoside hydrolase family 10 protein: MGGVSRRAFTVAALSAFTLVPEASAATPGPAKPAPPRSAAAGMRGMWLATVANRDWPTRAGLRAAEQRAELIEHLDNAVRHRLNTVILQVRPTADALWPSAHEPWSQYLSGSQGRDPGWDPLGTAVKEAHARGLHLHAWFNPYRVATHDDPARLVSSHPARKNPGWVVPYGGQLYYNPGLPEVRAFVQDAIMDAVTKYEVDGVHFDDYFYPYPVAGQSFDDGGTFGTFGSGFATQADWRRDNIDRLVRETAQRVKDVRPAARFGVSPFGVWRNAATDERGSDTRAGVQTYDDLYADTRKWVREGWIDYVVPQLYWNIGLDGADYAKLLPWWAETARGSRTQLYVGEALYKSGDPAQPAAWQDPAELSRHLTLAARYPEVRGHVYFSAKDVADDRGGAMTRLAADHYTQPAAAPR; the protein is encoded by the coding sequence ATGGGCGGTGTCTCGCGCCGTGCCTTCACGGTGGCGGCGTTGTCGGCGTTCACGCTCGTGCCCGAGGCGTCGGCGGCGACCCCCGGTCCGGCGAAGCCGGCGCCCCCGCGCAGCGCCGCCGCCGGGATGCGGGGGATGTGGCTGGCGACCGTGGCCAACCGCGACTGGCCCACCCGTGCGGGGCTGCGCGCCGCCGAGCAGCGCGCGGAGCTGATCGAGCACCTCGACAACGCGGTCCGGCACCGCCTCAACACGGTGATCCTCCAGGTGCGGCCGACGGCCGACGCGCTGTGGCCCTCGGCGCACGAGCCGTGGTCGCAGTACCTGTCCGGCAGCCAGGGACGCGACCCGGGCTGGGACCCGCTGGGCACGGCCGTCAAGGAGGCCCACGCCCGCGGCCTGCACCTGCACGCCTGGTTCAACCCGTACCGCGTCGCCACCCACGACGACCCGGCCCGCCTCGTCTCCTCCCACCCCGCGCGGAAGAACCCCGGGTGGGTGGTGCCGTACGGCGGGCAGCTCTACTACAACCCCGGGCTGCCCGAGGTCCGGGCGTTCGTCCAGGACGCGATCATGGACGCGGTGACGAAGTACGAGGTGGACGGGGTCCACTTCGACGACTACTTCTACCCCTATCCGGTGGCGGGCCAGAGCTTCGACGACGGCGGGACCTTCGGCACGTTCGGCAGCGGCTTCGCCACGCAGGCCGACTGGCGGCGGGACAACATCGACCGGCTGGTGCGCGAGACCGCCCAGCGCGTCAAGGACGTCCGGCCGGCCGCCCGCTTCGGCGTCAGCCCCTTCGGCGTGTGGCGCAACGCCGCCACCGACGAGCGGGGCTCCGACACCCGCGCGGGCGTGCAGACGTACGACGACCTGTACGCGGACACCCGCAAGTGGGTGCGCGAGGGCTGGATCGACTACGTCGTGCCGCAGCTGTACTGGAACATCGGCCTGGACGGCGCCGACTACGCGAAGCTGCTGCCCTGGTGGGCCGAGACCGCCCGGGGCAGCCGCACCCAGCTGTACGTGGGCGAGGCGCTGTACAAGTCCGGGGACCCGGCGCAGCCCGCCGCCTGGCAGGACCCGGCCGAACTCTCCCGCCACCTGACGCTGGCCGCGCGCTACCCGGAGGTCCGCGGGCACGTCTACTTCTCGGCCAAGGACGTCGCCGACGACCGCGGCGGCGCGATGACGCGGCTGGCCGCCGACCACTACACGCAGCCGGCCGCCGCCCCGCGCTGA
- a CDS encoding DUF1918 domain-containing protein, with protein MHATKGDQLVQHGRVVGEHDKVAEIVEVMGDKGTPPYRVRFEDGHEAVCSPGPDSEIRHRETQL; from the coding sequence ATGCACGCAACCAAGGGCGACCAACTGGTCCAGCACGGCCGGGTGGTCGGTGAGCACGACAAGGTCGCGGAGATCGTCGAAGTGATGGGCGACAAGGGCACTCCCCCGTACCGGGTCCGGTTCGAGGACGGGCACGAGGCCGTGTGCTCGCCCGGCCCCGACTCGGAGATCCGGCACCGGGAGACCCAGCTGTAG
- a CDS encoding DMT family transporter yields the protein MRAQSSATASPRIAVDATGADTGGASFGTVQAALGVVAFSLTFPATAWGLEGFGPWSLIAVRSAAAAVAGSCLVVLRVAPPERRHWLGLAVVGAGVVLGFPLLTTLALQTSTTAHAAVVVGLLPLTTALLSALRVGTRPSRTFWIAALAGAAAVIAFTVQQSGGALTSADAYLFAALLVCAAGYTEGGRLARVMPGWQVIGWALVLCLPLTVPMAAIALSLEPVRLTAHAVTGLLWVAIGSQFLGLVVWYRGMAAIGIPKASQLQLAQPLLTLVWSVLLLGEHLPVAAPLTAAAVLVCIAVTQRARG from the coding sequence ATGAGAGCACAGAGTAGCGCTACCGCGTCGCCCCGGATAGCAGTCGACGCCACCGGAGCGGACACCGGCGGTGCGTCCTTCGGCACCGTCCAGGCCGCCCTCGGTGTCGTCGCCTTCTCCCTCACCTTCCCCGCCACCGCCTGGGGCCTGGAGGGCTTCGGGCCCTGGTCCCTGATCGCCGTGCGCAGCGCCGCCGCCGCCGTCGCCGGGTCCTGCCTGGTGGTGCTGCGGGTGGCACCGCCCGAGCGGCGGCACTGGCTGGGTCTCGCGGTGGTGGGCGCCGGGGTGGTCCTCGGCTTCCCCCTGCTCACCACGCTCGCCCTGCAGACGTCGACCACGGCGCACGCCGCCGTCGTGGTGGGCCTGCTGCCGTTGACCACCGCGCTGCTGTCGGCCCTGCGCGTCGGCACCCGCCCCTCGCGCACCTTCTGGATCGCGGCCCTGGCGGGCGCGGCGGCCGTGATCGCCTTCACGGTGCAGCAGAGCGGCGGAGCGCTGACCTCGGCCGACGCCTATCTCTTCGCGGCCCTGCTGGTGTGCGCCGCCGGCTACACGGAGGGCGGCCGGCTGGCCCGGGTGATGCCGGGGTGGCAGGTCATCGGCTGGGCGCTGGTGCTGTGCCTGCCGCTGACGGTGCCGATGGCGGCGATCGCCCTGTCCCTCGAGCCGGTGCGCCTGACGGCGCACGCCGTGACCGGGCTGCTGTGGGTGGCGATCGGTTCGCAGTTCCTCGGCCTGGTCGTCTGGTACCGGGGCATGGCGGCGATCGGCATCCCGAAGGCCAGCCAGTTGCAGCTGGCCCAGCCGCTGCTCACACTGGTGTGGTCGGTACTTCTGCTGGGCGAGCACCTGCCGGTGGCCGCTCCGCTGACGGCCGCGGCCGTACTGGTGTGCATCGCGGTCACCCAGCGGGCCAGGGGTTAG
- a CDS encoding aminotransferase-like domain-containing protein produces the protein MQERSSVAELVTVLRRELDRYSPGGKLPSSRALVDRFRVSPVTVSRALAQLAAEGLVVTRPGAGAFRARPRPSAAPAGDTSWQEVALSADGAADLVPRSVDASGVLVSLAAPPSGVVEFNGGYLHPSLQPERAMAAALARAGRRPGAWGRPPMEGLPELREWFARGIGGAITAAEVLITAGGQSALATALRALAPPGTPVLVESPTYPGMLAIARAAGLRPVPVPVDADGVRPALLADAFRATGARVFVCQPLFQNPTGAVLAPERRGEVLRIARAAGAFVVEDDFVRRLVHEDAGPLPAPLAADDPDGVVVHVCSLTKATSPSFRVSALAARGPVLERLRAIQIVDTFFVPRPLQEAALELVGSPAWPRHLRAVSAELKARRDAMTSALRLNLPEMSLAHVPSGGYHLWPRLPEGTGGTGGTPQAFGSGGEAALTSAALRAGVAITPGRPYFSAEPPAAHVRLSFAAVANVGEIAEGVRRLRTACQEVWGG, from the coding sequence ATGCAAGAGCGTAGCAGCGTTGCTGAGCTGGTGACCGTGTTGCGGCGAGAGTTGGACCGCTACTCACCGGGCGGAAAGCTCCCGTCCAGCCGTGCCCTCGTCGACCGGTTCCGGGTGAGCCCGGTGACGGTCTCCCGCGCCCTGGCCCAGCTGGCCGCCGAGGGGCTGGTCGTCACCCGGCCCGGCGCCGGCGCCTTCCGTGCCCGGCCACGCCCCTCGGCCGCGCCCGCCGGGGACACCTCCTGGCAGGAGGTGGCGCTGAGCGCCGACGGCGCCGCCGACCTCGTGCCGCGCTCGGTGGACGCCTCCGGGGTGCTGGTCTCGCTGGCCGCCCCGCCGTCCGGCGTCGTGGAGTTCAACGGCGGGTACCTGCACCCCTCGCTCCAGCCGGAGCGGGCGATGGCGGCGGCCCTGGCCCGGGCCGGACGGCGGCCCGGCGCCTGGGGCCGGCCGCCGATGGAGGGGCTGCCGGAGCTGCGGGAGTGGTTCGCGCGCGGCATCGGCGGCGCCATCACGGCGGCCGAGGTACTGATCACCGCGGGTGGCCAGTCCGCGCTGGCCACCGCCCTGCGCGCGCTCGCCCCGCCCGGCACCCCCGTGCTCGTCGAGTCCCCGACCTACCCCGGCATGCTGGCCATCGCACGGGCGGCCGGTCTGCGCCCGGTGCCCGTCCCCGTGGACGCCGACGGCGTGCGGCCCGCGCTGCTCGCCGACGCCTTCCGCGCGACCGGCGCCCGGGTCTTCGTCTGCCAGCCCCTGTTCCAGAACCCGACCGGTGCCGTGCTCGCCCCCGAGCGGCGCGGCGAGGTGCTGCGCATCGCGCGGGCGGCCGGTGCCTTCGTCGTGGAGGACGACTTCGTGCGCCGGCTCGTGCACGAGGACGCGGGCCCGCTGCCCGCCCCGCTCGCCGCCGACGACCCGGACGGCGTCGTGGTCCACGTCTGCTCGCTGACCAAGGCGACCTCGCCCAGCTTCCGGGTGAGCGCCCTGGCCGCGCGCGGGCCGGTCCTCGAACGCCTGCGCGCCATTCAGATCGTCGACACCTTCTTCGTGCCCCGGCCGCTCCAGGAGGCGGCGCTGGAACTCGTCGGCTCGCCCGCCTGGCCGCGCCACCTGCGCGCGGTCTCGGCCGAGTTGAAGGCCCGCCGGGACGCGATGACCTCCGCACTGCGGCTGAACCTCCCCGAGATGTCCCTGGCCCACGTCCCCTCCGGCGGCTACCACCTGTGGCCCCGGCTGCCCGAGGGCACTGGGGGCACTGGGGGCACCCCCCAGGCTTTCGGCTCCGGGGGAGAGGCCGCTCTCACCTCGGCCGCCCTGCGCGCGGGCGTCGCGATCACCCCGGGCCGCCCGTACTTCAGCGCCGAACCCCCGGCCGCCCACGTCCGGCTGAGCTTCGCCGCCGTCGCGAACGTCGGGGAGATCGCGGAAGGGGTACGGCGCCTGCGCACCGCCTGCCAGGAGGTGTGGGGCGGCTGA
- a CDS encoding GNAT family N-acetyltransferase: protein MTDTPRLPEGYEISTDPRRIDAGRVHHWLSGDAYWALGRTREKQDRAVEGSLNFGVYDVVSGEQVAYARVVTDLATFAWLCDVYVDPSVRAKGLGTALVAAVREHLAPHGLRRILLATHDAHGVYGKLGFTALDRPEQWMAFAFGR from the coding sequence ATGACCGACACGCCGAGGCTCCCCGAGGGCTACGAGATCTCCACGGACCCGCGCCGCATCGACGCCGGGCGCGTCCACCACTGGCTGTCCGGCGACGCGTACTGGGCTCTGGGGCGGACCCGCGAGAAGCAGGACCGGGCCGTCGAGGGCTCGCTCAACTTCGGCGTGTACGACGTGGTGTCCGGCGAGCAGGTCGCGTATGCCCGGGTGGTCACGGACCTGGCCACCTTCGCGTGGCTGTGCGACGTGTACGTCGACCCGTCGGTGCGGGCCAAGGGCCTCGGCACGGCGCTGGTCGCGGCCGTCCGCGAGCACCTGGCGCCCCACGGGCTGCGCCGCATCCTGCTGGCGACGCACGACGCGCACGGGGTGTACGGGAAACTCGGGTTCACCGCGCTGGACCGGCCGGAGCAGTGGATGGCGTTCGCCTTCGGTCGGTGA
- a CDS encoding histidine phosphatase family protein, with protein MALRVTFVAAARSSPLLAERFDDERPLDQAGWNEALRAAGDLLPLAAAELRYCSPTPRSRATGDAIGCAPLSQLALRDCDMGRWRGLTLGEAMAREPAAVDAWLADPRSAPHGGESLLGFITRVGGWLDTRPGEDGDRIVAVAEPSVIRAALVYALKAPPGTYWNLDVRPLSTTTVTGRAGRWSLRFEGAPDQGATRPAFRGGNPL; from the coding sequence ATGGCGCTTCGGGTCACGTTCGTCGCGGCTGCGCGCAGTTCACCGCTGCTCGCCGAGCGCTTCGACGACGAGCGGCCGCTGGACCAGGCCGGATGGAACGAGGCGCTGCGCGCCGCGGGCGACCTGCTGCCGCTTGCCGCCGCCGAGTTGCGCTACTGCTCGCCCACGCCCCGCAGCCGTGCCACCGGTGACGCCATCGGCTGCGCGCCACTGTCCCAACTGGCCCTGCGGGACTGCGACATGGGTCGATGGCGCGGTCTGACGCTCGGTGAGGCCATGGCCCGCGAACCGGCGGCCGTGGACGCCTGGCTCGCCGACCCCCGGTCGGCCCCGCACGGCGGGGAGTCGCTGCTGGGGTTCATCACCCGGGTGGGCGGCTGGCTCGACACCCGCCCCGGGGAGGACGGTGACCGGATCGTCGCCGTGGCCGAGCCCTCCGTGATCCGGGCCGCGCTGGTCTACGCGCTGAAGGCGCCGCCCGGAACGTACTGGAACCTGGACGTCCGCCCGCTGTCGACGACCACCGTGACGGGCCGCGCGGGCCGGTGGAGCCTCCGTTTCGAGGGCGCGCCGGACCAGGGGGCTACGCGTCCGGCGTTTCGCGGAGGTAATCCGTTGTGA
- a CDS encoding DUF6314 family protein, with product MGELWPVPDVLAYLAGRWRTERSVRDLAGGLEGRFEGRTSFDALDGGGLIGRESGAFTWQGVTRPAERTLRYEPGSGPGRVDVRFADGRPFHGLDLSSGHHVADHPCAADLYRGEFTVRGPDRWRTVWRVGGPAKDLLLTTDYLRETPDA from the coding sequence ATGGGCGAGTTGTGGCCGGTGCCCGACGTACTGGCGTACCTCGCGGGGCGCTGGCGCACCGAGCGGTCGGTGCGGGACCTGGCCGGTGGCCTGGAGGGCCGCTTCGAGGGGCGCACGTCCTTCGACGCGCTCGACGGCGGCGGGCTGATCGGCCGGGAGTCGGGCGCCTTCACCTGGCAGGGCGTGACCCGGCCCGCCGAGCGCACGCTGCGATACGAGCCGGGGAGCGGGCCGGGCCGGGTGGACGTGCGTTTCGCGGACGGCCGCCCCTTCCACGGCCTGGACCTCAGCTCGGGACACCATGTGGCCGACCACCCCTGCGCCGCCGACCTCTACCGGGGTGAGTTCACCGTCCGGGGCCCGGACCGCTGGCGGACGGTGTGGCGGGTGGGCGGCCCGGCCAAGGACCTGCTGCTCACAACGGATTACCTCCGCGAAACGCCGGACGCGTAG
- a CDS encoding alpha-L-arabinofuranosidase C-terminal domain-containing protein, producing MSRTRWRLGLSVTALLTAAALLPSPAHAEAVADYTITVDPSDRGPAIDDTMYGVFYEDINRAADGGLYAELVQNRSFEYSTADNASYTPLTAWAADGTAEVVNDGGRLNERNRNYLSLAAGSTVTNTGYNTGIRVEKGERYDFSVWSRAGHGTTLTVTLTDAAGTLAKARQVAAKGQWRKYTATFTATRTSNRGRLAVTTTAPAALDMVSLFPRDTYRHQPGGLRKDLAEKIEALHPGFLRFPGGCLVNTGSMEDYSADSGWQRKRSYQWKDTIGPVEERATNANFWGYNQSYGLGYYEYFRFAEDIGAMPLPVVPALVTGCGQNKAVVDDALLKRHIQDTLDLIEFANGPRTSEWGGKRAEMGHPKPFHLTHLEVGNEENLPKEFFARFEQFRTAIEAKYPDVTVVSNSGPDDSGATFDTAWQLNRDAGVDMVDEHYYNSPQWFLQNNDRYDSYDRNGPKVFLGEYASQGNAWKNALAEAAFMTGLERNADVVKLASYAPLLSNEDYVQWSPDLIWFNNHASWGSANYEVQKLFMNNTGDRVVPSTATGTPAVSGPITGGVGLSTWATSAAYDDVKVTSADGDTLLSDDFSGDASRWAHSGAGSWTVQDGQYVQTDAAAENTMVTAGDPAWHDYDLHVRATKKSGKEGFLVAFGVKDTGNYYWWNLGGWNNTQSAVEQASDGGKSTLLSKAGSIETGRAYDIDVKVRGRQVTLYLDGEEWGGFTDDKPAEPFRQTVTRDDRTGELIVKVVNAQDTAARTAVDLGGAKVASRAAVTTLAADQDAVNTGTDAPVTPVTSTFSGAASEFTYTFPANSVTFLRIRQG from the coding sequence ATGTCACGCACCCGCTGGAGACTCGGTCTCAGCGTCACCGCCCTCCTGACGGCAGCCGCCCTGCTGCCGTCCCCGGCACACGCGGAGGCCGTCGCCGACTACACGATCACCGTCGACCCGTCCGACCGGGGCCCCGCGATCGACGACACGATGTACGGCGTCTTCTACGAGGACATCAACCGCGCCGCCGACGGCGGCCTGTACGCCGAACTCGTGCAGAACCGGTCCTTCGAGTACTCCACCGCCGACAACGCCTCGTACACACCGCTCACCGCGTGGGCGGCCGACGGCACCGCCGAGGTGGTGAACGACGGGGGCCGCCTCAACGAGCGCAACCGCAACTACCTCTCCCTGGCCGCCGGCTCCACCGTGACCAACACGGGCTACAACACCGGCATCCGGGTCGAGAAGGGCGAGAGGTACGACTTCTCGGTCTGGTCCCGGGCCGGGCACGGCACCACCCTCACCGTGACGCTCACGGACGCCGCGGGCACCCTCGCGAAGGCGCGCCAGGTGGCGGCGAAGGGGCAGTGGCGCAAGTACACGGCCACCTTCACCGCGACCCGCACCAGCAACCGCGGCCGCCTCGCGGTCACCACCACCGCCCCCGCCGCCCTCGACATGGTGTCCCTCTTCCCCCGCGACACCTACCGGCACCAGCCGGGCGGCCTGCGCAAGGACCTCGCGGAGAAGATCGAGGCCCTGCACCCCGGCTTCCTGCGCTTCCCCGGCGGCTGCCTGGTCAACACCGGCTCCATGGAGGACTACAGCGCGGACTCCGGCTGGCAGCGCAAGCGCTCCTACCAGTGGAAGGACACGATCGGCCCGGTCGAGGAGCGCGCCACCAACGCCAACTTCTGGGGCTACAACCAGAGCTACGGCCTCGGCTACTACGAGTACTTCCGCTTCGCCGAGGACATCGGCGCCATGCCGCTGCCCGTCGTCCCCGCCCTGGTCACCGGCTGCGGCCAGAACAAGGCCGTCGTCGACGACGCGCTGCTGAAGCGGCACATCCAGGACACCCTGGACCTCATCGAGTTCGCCAACGGCCCCCGCACCAGCGAGTGGGGCGGCAAGCGCGCGGAGATGGGCCACCCCAAGCCCTTCCACCTCACCCACCTCGAAGTCGGCAACGAGGAGAACCTCCCGAAGGAGTTCTTCGCCCGCTTCGAGCAGTTCCGTACCGCCATCGAGGCGAAGTACCCGGACGTCACCGTCGTCTCCAACTCCGGCCCCGACGACTCCGGCGCCACCTTCGACACGGCCTGGCAGCTGAACCGCGACGCGGGCGTCGACATGGTCGACGAGCACTACTACAACAGCCCGCAGTGGTTCCTCCAGAACAACGACCGCTACGACTCCTACGACCGCAACGGCCCCAAGGTCTTCCTCGGCGAATACGCCTCCCAGGGCAACGCCTGGAAGAACGCCCTCGCCGAGGCCGCGTTCATGACCGGCCTCGAGCGCAACGCCGACGTGGTCAAGCTGGCCTCCTACGCCCCGCTGCTGTCCAACGAGGACTACGTGCAGTGGAGCCCGGACCTGATCTGGTTCAACAACCACGCGTCCTGGGGCTCGGCCAACTACGAGGTCCAGAAGCTGTTCATGAACAACACCGGCGACCGCGTCGTCCCCTCCACGGCCACCGGCACCCCCGCCGTCAGCGGCCCCATCACCGGCGGCGTCGGCCTGTCGACCTGGGCGACCAGCGCGGCGTACGACGACGTGAAGGTGACCTCGGCCGACGGGGATACCCTCCTGTCCGACGACTTCTCCGGCGACGCCTCGCGGTGGGCCCACTCGGGCGCCGGCAGCTGGACGGTCCAGGACGGCCAGTACGTCCAGACCGACGCGGCCGCCGAGAACACCATGGTCACGGCGGGCGACCCCGCCTGGCACGACTACGACTTGCACGTGAGGGCCACGAAGAAGTCCGGCAAGGAGGGCTTCCTGGTCGCCTTCGGCGTCAAGGACACCGGCAACTACTACTGGTGGAACCTGGGCGGCTGGAACAACACCCAGTCCGCCGTCGAGCAGGCCTCCGACGGCGGCAAGTCCACGCTGCTGTCCAAGGCCGGCTCGATCGAGACGGGCCGCGCCTACGACATCGACGTCAAGGTCAGGGGCCGCCAGGTCACCCTCTACCTCGACGGCGAGGAGTGGGGCGGCTTCACCGACGACAAGCCGGCCGAGCCGTTCCGCCAGACCGTCACCCGCGACGACCGCACCGGCGAGCTGATCGTCAAGGTCGTCAACGCCCAGGACACCGCGGCCCGCACCGCCGTGGACCTCGGCGGCGCGAAGGTGGCGTCCAGGGCCGCGGTCACCACGCTGGCCGCCGACCAGGACGCGGTCAACACCGGGACGGACGCCCCGGTGACCCCGGTGACCTCGACCTTCTCGGGAGCGGCGAGCGAGTTCACGTACACCTTCCCGGCGAACTCGGTGACGTTCCTGCGGATCAGGCAGGGCTGA
- a CDS encoding AAA family ATPase — protein sequence MIVWLNGTHGAGKTTTGALVQRLLPDSRVFDAEKVGETLMDITPGLPDTDNFQHWAPWRPLVVETARRVLDYTGGTLVMPMTVLVEEYWREIAGGLAAHGVPVRHFVLHADQETLRGRIAGDTVLGPDSPFRLRYLEPYAEAARTWLHAEAEVVDTTHLTPAESALRIAEAVRA from the coding sequence ATGATCGTATGGCTGAACGGCACCCACGGCGCCGGCAAGACGACGACCGGCGCGCTCGTGCAGCGACTGCTCCCGGACTCCCGGGTGTTCGACGCCGAGAAGGTCGGCGAGACGCTCATGGACATCACGCCGGGACTGCCCGACACGGACAACTTCCAGCACTGGGCGCCGTGGCGGCCGCTCGTCGTCGAGACCGCCCGACGGGTGCTCGACTACACCGGCGGCACCCTGGTGATGCCGATGACGGTCCTGGTCGAGGAGTACTGGCGGGAGATCGCGGGCGGCCTCGCCGCGCACGGAGTCCCCGTACGGCACTTCGTCCTCCACGCCGACCAGGAGACCCTGCGGGGGCGTATCGCGGGGGACACCGTACTGGGGCCGGACTCGCCGTTCCGGCTCCGGTACCTGGAGCCGTACGCCGAGGCCGCCCGCACCTGGCTGCACGCCGAGGCCGAGGTCGTCGACACCACGCACCTCACGCCCGCCGAGTCGGCGCTGCGGATCGCGGAGGCCGTCAGGGCGTAG